A section of the Phaseolus vulgaris cultivar G19833 chromosome 8, P. vulgaris v2.0, whole genome shotgun sequence genome encodes:
- the LOC137826012 gene encoding probable methyltransferase PMT15 isoform X2 has product MRGRNPPENDFSMLKSVGATKIVASWGAYLLSRDILAVSFAPRDTHEAQVQFALERGVPALIGVLASIRLPYPSRAFDMAHCSRCLIPWGKNEGIYLTEVDRVLRPGGYWILSGPPINWESHSKGWERTRQSLKEEQDTIEKVAKSLCWKKLVQKGDLAIWQKPTNHIHCKITRRVFENRPFCAAKDPDTAWYTKMEKCLTPLPEVNNVSEVSGGELSNWPDRLTSVPPRISSGSLKGITVDMFKENTELWKKRVAYYKTLDYQLAERGRYRNLLDMNAYLGGFAAALIDDPVWVMNTVPVEAELNTLGSIYERGLIGTYQNWCEAMSTYPRTYDFIHGDSVFSLYQNRCKMEDILLEMDRILRPKGSVILRDDVDVLLKVKNFADAMQWDSRIADHEKGPHQREKIFVAVKQYWTALPPQQKST; this is encoded by the exons ATGAGAGGGAGAAATCCACCTGAAAATGACTTTTCGATGCTTAAGTCAGTAGGAGCCACAAAGATA GTTGCAAGTTGGGGAGCATATCTTCTGTCACGTGACATTTTAGCAGTGTCATTTGCACCAAGAGATACACATGAAGCTCAAGTTCAATTTGCTCTTGAACGAGGGGTTCCTGCATTGATTGGAGTTCTTGCCTCAATTAGGCTTCCTTACCCTTCAAGGGCCTTTGACATGGCCCACTGCTCACGTTGCCTCATTCCCTGGGGCAAGAATG AGGGAATTTATTTGACAGAAGTTGATCGAGTGCTGCGTCCTGGTGGTTACTGGATTCTTTCAGGGCCACCAATAAACTGGGAGAGCCACTCGAAAGGTTGGGAGAGGACTCGTCAGAGTCTCAAAGAGGAACAGGATACAATTGAGAAAGTGGCAAAAAGCCTATGCTGGAAAAAATTAGTGCAAAAGGGTGACCTTGCCATATGGCAGAAGCCCACCAATCATATACATTGCAAAATAACAAGAAGAGTCTTCGAGAATAGACCCTTTTGTGCGGCAAAGGATCCAGACACAGCATG GTACACAAAAATGGAGAAGTGCTTGACACCACTGCCAGAGGTGAATAACGTGAGTGAAGTTAGTGGCGGTGAATTGTCAAATTGGCCTGACAGATTGACGTCAGTGCCACCAAGGATTAGTAGTGGAAGCTTGAAGGGAATTACTGTTGACATGTTTAAAGAAAACACAGAGTTATGGAAGAAGAGAGTAGCATACTACAAGACCCTGGACTATCAGCTAGCAGAACGTGGCAGATACCGTAATCTGCTTGATATGAATGCTTACTTGGGAGGCTTTGCAGCTGCACTGATTGATGATCCTGTGTGGGTCATGAACACTGTCCCTGTCGAGGCTGAGCTCAACACACTTGGTTCCATTTATGAACGTGGATTGATTGGAACCTACCAAAACTG GTGTGAAGCTATGTCCACATACCCAAGAACTTATGACTTCATACACGGTGACTCAGTTTTTAGTCTTTACCAAAACAG GTGTAAAATGGAGGACATTCTTCTTGAGATGGATAGAATTTTGCGGCCAAAAGGCAGTGTGATCCTGCGTGATGATGTGGATGTGTTGTTGAAGGTGAAGAATTTTGCAGATGCAATGCAATGGGATTCCAGAATTGCAGACCATGAAAAGGGGCCTCACCAGAGAGAAAAGATATTTGTTGCTGTTAAGCAATACTGGACTGCTCTACCCCCTCAACAAAAATCAACATAG
- the LOC137823673 gene encoding ino eighty subunit 2-like, which yields MWYSCGGCEELENRLEVLIDDGGAIEMLKIANTHGDGVELEGVEGNVEDGGGVEPKGVEVDVEDGGGVDIGEHHGMEGVVEEDEEEDKGHSGQGNCPPIDEDMECDNDGVDNDDEIEVQSEGTIDKGEGTTDKGESQGLRFEGEVRHRRRRQANNPIQGLEANCTDDLQDLGVDDDESEGTFVHDRGLLDTEWDS from the exons ATGTGGTATTCATGTGGAGGTTGTGAAGAGTTGGAAAATAGATTGGAGGTTCTTATTGATGATGGTGGTGCAATAGAAATGTTGAAAATTGCAAATACACATG GTGATGGTGTGGAACTCGAAGGTGTTGAAGGTAATGTTGAGGATGGTGGTGGTGTGGAACCCAAAGGTGTTGAAGTTGATGTTGAGGATGGTGGTGGTGTGGACATTGGTGAGCATCATGGTATGGAAGGTGTGGTTGAGGAAGATGAGGAGGAGGACAAAGGTCATAGTGGTCAGGGTAATTGTCCTCCTATTGATGAAGACATGGAATGTGATAATGATGGTGTGGATAATGATG atgaaattgaAGTTCAGAGTGAGGGTACTATAGATAAGGGTGAGGGTACTACAGATAAGGGTGAGAGTCAGGGTTTAAGGTTTGAAGGTGAGGTTAGGCATAGGCGCAGAAGGCAAGCCAATAATCCTATACAAGGTTTAGAAGCAAATTGTACAGATGATTTGCAGGATTTGGGTGTTGATGATGATGAAAGTGAAGGAACATTTGTGCATGATAGAGGACTGTTAGATACAGAGTGGGATTCATAA
- the LOC137823899 gene encoding probable pectin methyltransferase QUA3 — translation MGHSNSSSPSKRGHARKWQLLDLVSGVFFFLVLLFFVMVFTPLGDSLAASGRQTLLLSGADSRHRHQLVEAVETAGRGVEACPADMADYMPCEDPRLNSQLSREMNYYRERHCPRPEDSPLCLIPPPSGYRVPVPWPESLHKIWHSNMPYNKIADRKGHQGWMKLEGQHFIFPGGGTMFPDGAEQYIEKLGQYIPISGGVLRTALDMGCGVASFGGFLLSHNILTMSFAPRDSHKAQIQFALERGIPAFVAMLGTRRLPFPAFGFDLVHCSRCLIPFTAYNASYFIEVDRLLRPGGYLVISGPPVQWPKQDKEWSDLQAVARALCYELIAVDGNTVIWKKLAGETCLPNENEFGLELCDESDDPSQAWYFKLKKCVSRTSVKGDYAIGVIPKWPERLTTTPPRSTLLKNGVDLYEADTKRWVRRVAHYKNHLKIKLGSGSVRNVMDMNALFGGFAAAAKSDPVWVMNVVPAQKPPTLDVIFDRGLIGVYHDWCEPFSTYPRSYDLIHVASIESLIKDPASGKNRCTLVDLMVEIDRILRPEGTVVVRDAPEVIDKVARIAGAVRWKPTIYDKEPESHGREKILVATKTLWKL, via the exons ATGGGTCACTCCAATTCTTCGTCGCCGTCCAAGCGCGGCCACGCGCGGAAGTGGCAGCTCTTGGACCTCGTCTCCGGCGTGTTTTTCTTCCTTGTGCTGCTCTTCTTCGTAATGGTCTTCACCCCGCTCGGCGACTCGCTCGCCGCCTCCGGCCGCCAGACGCTACTCCTCTCCGGCGCCGACTCCCGGCATCGCCACCAGCTAGTGGAGGCGGTAGAGACAGCTGGGCGCGGCGTGGAGGCGTGCCCCGCCGATATGGCGGACTACATGCCGTGCGAGGATCCGAGGCTGAACAGCCAGCTGAGTAGGGAGATGAACTACTACAGGGAGAGGCATTGCCCCAGGCCGGAAGACTCGCCACTCTGCTTGATTCCGCCGCCGAGCGGGTACCGGGTGCCGGTGCCGTGGCCGGAGAGCTTGCACAAG ATATGGCACAGCAACATGCCATACAACAAGATTGCTGACAGGAAAGGTCACCAGGGATGGATGAAACTAGAAGGTCAACACTTTATATTCCCTGGTGGTGGTACAATGTTTCCAGATGGAGCAGAGCAATATATTGAAAAACTTGGTCAGTACATTCCAATAAGTGGAGGTGTTCTGAGGACTGCACTTGACATGGGGTGTGGG GTTGCTAGTTTTGGAGGATTTTTGCTATCTCACAATATTTTAACCATGTCTTTTGCTCCAAGAGATTCTCATAAAGCTCAAATACAATTTGCCTTGGAAAGAGGAATACCTGCTTTTGTTGCTATGCTTGGTACTAGAAGACTCCCATTCCCTGCATTTGGATTTGACTTAGTTCATTGCTCTAGGTGTTTGATCCCATTTACGGCCTACA ATGCCTCTTATTTCATTGAAGTGGACAGATTGCTGCGCCCTGGTGGATATTTAGTTATCTCCGGTCCCCCTGTTCAGTGGCCTAAACAAGATAAAGAATGGTCTGATCTGCAGGCTGTGGCAAGAGCATTGTGTTATGAACTGATTGCTGTGGATGGTAACACTGTGATCTGGAAGAAGCTTGCAGGAGAGACATGTCTTCCTAATGAAAATGAATTTGGTCTTGAGTTATGTGATGAATCAGATGACCCAAGTCAAGCTTG GTACTTCAAATTGAAGAAGTGTGTCAGTAGGACGTCTGTAAAAGGAGATTACGCTATTGGGGTAATTCCTAAGTGGCCTGAGAGGTTAACTACAACACCTCCAAGATCCACACTCCTGAAAAATGGTGTTGATTTGTACGAGGCTGACACTAAAAGATGGGTAAGGAGGGTGGCACACTATAAGAATCATCTAAAAATCAAGTTGGGCTCTGGATCTGTACGCAATGTTATGGACATGAATGCATTATTTGGGGGTTTTGCTGCAGCCGCAAAATCTGATCCTGTTTGGGTGATGAATGTAGTTCCTGCTCAAAAGCCACCCACTCTTGATGTTATCTTTGACAGAGGCCTTATTGGAGTCTATCATGATTG GTGTGAACCATTTTCAACATACCCTCGTAGCTATGATCTAATCCACGTAGCCAGCATTGAATCCCTTATAAAAGATCCAGCTTCTGGTAAAAACAG ATGTACTCTTGTTGATTTGATGGTGGAAATTGATCGAATATTGCGTCCTGAGGGAACTGTGGTAGTAAGAGATGCCCCTGAAGTAATCGATAAAGTAGCTCGCATTGCTGGAGCAGTGAGGTGGAAGCCTACCATTTATGATAAAGAACCCGAATCACACGGCAGAGAAAAGATTCTAGTTGCAACCAAGACTTTGTGGAAGCTCTAA